A stretch of Bos taurus isolate L1 Dominette 01449 registration number 42190680 breed Hereford chromosome 5, ARS-UCD2.0, whole genome shotgun sequence DNA encodes these proteins:
- the LOC132345358 gene encoding uncharacterized protein yields the protein MSAAPCPQNGRLGTEPLGHEGPSPGSSTTICQGDAPQNGSGLARGTWQLLLLCGPSLLRFYRPLLGLQAAMANMASHCLPLYVLGFCVFWGSNLQVTGALFLAQRLCMEVLLPVQQTLWRLLTIARGWGLQLLATLMHRACRCVPWLQRHLRWEAHLALLSVAQCAYYSLVDFHHEHSKALELLPQAVLQQTAVSLLLCCLDRLGVAMGQVARALWGGGLQSLGWARLRKAPSKDLDAVTTVLPVTTIPFSQRFPGPDPATLSGLRPASVSLCLVVEDKDASEGEGGCSLGASKVPISTRFHSSSTSKTDFRSSSRQALAQQVKATCILIVLLYIYAACLFVQVLK from the coding sequence ATGAGTGCAGCTCCATGCCCCCAGAACGGGAGGCTGGGCACAGAGCCTCTGGGTCATGAAGGCCCCTCTCCCGGCTCCTCCACCACCATCTGTCAAGGTGATGCGCCGCAGAATGGAAGCGGGCTGGCCCGAGGCACCTGGCAGCTCCTGCTCCTGTGTGGGCCCAGCCTGCTGAGATTCTACCGGCCGCTTCTGGGGCTGCAGGCAGCCATGGCAAACATGGCTTCCCACTGCCTGCCTCTCTACGTGCTGGGCTTCTGCGTCTTCTGGGGCAGCAATCTACAGGTGACGGGGGcgctcttcctggcccagaggcTGTGCATGGAGGTGCTGCTGCCCGTCCAGCAGACCTTGTGGCGGCTGCTGACCATCGCGCGGGGCTGGGGCCTTCAGCTGCTGGCCACCCTGATGCACAGAGCCTGCCGCTGCGTCCCATGGCTCCAGCGGCACTTGCGATGGGAGGCCCACCTCGCTCTGCTGTCTGTGGCCCAGTGTGCCTACTACAGCCTGGTTGACTTCCACCATGAGCACAGCAAGGCCTTGGAGCTGCTGCCACAGGCTGTGCTGCAGCAGACGGCTGTGTCCCTGCTGCTCTGCTGCCTGGACAGGCTGGGGGTGGCCATGGGACAGGTGGCCAGGGCCCTGTGGGGCGGTggcctgcagtccctgggatgggCTAGGCTGCGCAAGGCACCCTCCAAAGATCTGGATGCGGTCACCACCGTCCTTCCAGTGACCACCATTCCTTTTAGCCAGCGCTTCCCTGGGCCTGACCCGGCCACCCTGAGCGGGCTCAGgccagcctccgtcagcctgtGCCTAGTGGTTGAGGACAAGGATGCCAGCGAGGGAGAAGGAGGCTGCAGTCTGGGGGCCAGCAAGGTGCCCATTAGCACCAGGTTCCACAGCAGTAGCACAAGCAAGACAGACTTCAGATCTTCATCCAGGCAAGCCCTCGCACAACAAGTCAAGGCAACCTGTATTCTTATTGTTCTTCTGTATATCTACGCTGCGTGTCTCTTTGTGCAGGTCTTAAAATAA